In Sinobacterium caligoides, the sequence GCCATCGCCTGGTAGGTGTCTAAGCGTGTTTGGCCGGTCGTCAGTAACAGCGCGATATTTGAGTCATAGGCACCGGCGAGATGGTATTTCATGAACACGTCGGTATCAGGATTGTGTACGCTGATTCCCTGATCGTCACGAATCTCACCCTCAACGGCATTAGACCACTGTGTGATCACACCACCGGCATGTGGCTGCAATGCTTGGTTGGTGGCATTGAGGCGCGCCTCAACAGAGGCGTTATCACGTGCAACACGCTTAGGTAGTGGCAGACGTGTACTATGACGCGCAATCAACACCATGGCTTCAACAAGGGAGTTAACAACGAAGCTATCCGAAGGGTTCGCAGGGTTAGAAAATTCAAGGCCATAACAAAGCTCAGTGACTCGATGCTCAACCTGAATCCGCGTATTCATCTCCATGAAGAAGTGGCTGGGTCCATCCACGATACACTCGAACGTTGAAACACTGTTCAAGCCAACTGCAGCGCCAAAGCGGGCCGCCTCTGCCTCCATCTTCTCAAGCACCACTAGATCTTGCTTGAGTGTGGCTATTTCGTCGGTATGGGCGTTACGTTGCTCTGCCTCCGTGATCGATGACTTGAGCTCTTCAATCGTCACCGATACCTCAAGTAACTTCTGCTCATGCATCTGCAGAGAGCAGTCACGCCCCCCCATGGTCATGCACCAGTCGCCATTACCAATAACCTGAATTTCTTGGTGGCGAGTTGTTTCGATGTTCAACTCAGCAAGAATATTCTTGTTATCACCAACACCGTTACACTTTACCTCGTTGAGAATTTCAAGCGCCAACTCAGGCGCTCTCGCTGTGGCCTGCTCGATACGCTCTTCTAACGATCCTTCATAGCTACTTGGTGCTGGCAAAATACGCTGTCCTTTACCACCACCACCCGAGATCGCTTTCATACGCACACGATTTTCTGGGTAGTCTGCGAACATCTTGGCGACAGCAACTTTGAGCTGCTCACCGAGCTCTTCAAGGTCAAAAAGGTCGATGCCCTTTTCGAACGAAGCGCTCAAAATGGCGTTGGCTTTTTCTTCAAGCGTTTTGTCTTTACTGTCAAGCAACGCTGGCTCGACATTCAGCGCCTCATCAGCCACCAACTTCTTCAGCCCAGCAAGATCTTTATACTTTTCTATGACAGTTAATGTCGATGCATTATCAATACCGGGAGTGACCGATACACCTACCGCCAAAGCGGTGCGCTTAGCCTCATCTTTCAAACCAGCGTCACGAACTGTGTCTGCGCAGGGACCGATAAAATTCAGCCCCGCATTTTCCATAGAGCGTACCATCTCTTCATCTTCAGCCATGAAACCATAGCCAGTGAAGATTGAGTCATAACCATTCTCGTGCGCGATAGCAATTATCTGGCGAATACGCTGCTGACGCTCTTCTTTATCTGCACCAGTATAGTCGGGTACACGGTGTACACGACCAGGGTCTGTTAACTTACGCAGCTCCGGCGCCAATGCATTAGCGTAGGTAATGGAGTCCTTCTCTGAAAGCAGGATACCGTATCCGTTAATACCCATCTCATCGAAGACGTCCATCGCCTCTTTGCGGATGGGGCCACGGCAAATGATCAACGGCTTCATGTCTGTGCAGGAGAAACTCTTCACCCACTCATTATCACTGTTCGCAAGCTGACGATCGGCGTGGACCTTGGGGTTGTGTAGATAATGCTTATTACTTGTCATTGGATAAACCTCTTAATCTTTCTCAGCTTGCCTAATTAATGGAATTCGCGCTGC encodes:
- a CDS encoding biotin/lipoyl-containing protein, coding for MTSNKHYLHNPKVHADRQLANSDNEWVKSFSCTDMKPLIICRGPIRKEAMDVFDEMGINGYGILLSEKDSITYANALAPELRKLTDPGRVHRVPDYTGADKEERQQRIRQIIAIAHENGYDSIFTGYGFMAEDEEMVRSMENAGLNFIGPCADTVRDAGLKDEAKRTALAVGVSVTPGIDNASTLTVIEKYKDLAGLKKLVADEALNVEPALLDSKDKTLEEKANAILSASFEKGIDLFDLEELGEQLKVAVAKMFADYPENRVRMKAISGGGGKGQRILPAPSSYEGSLEERIEQATARAPELALEILNEVKCNGVGDNKNILAELNIETTRHQEIQVIGNGDWCMTMGGRDCSLQMHEQKLLEVSVTIEELKSSITEAEQRNAHTDEIATLKQDLVVLEKMEAEAARFGAAVGLNSVSTFECIVDGPSHFFMEMNTRIQVEHRVTELCYGLEFSNPANPSDSFVVNSLVEAMVLIARHSTRLPLPKRVARDNASVEARLNATNQALQPHAGGVITQWSNAVEGEIRDDQGISVHNPDTDVFMKYHLAGAYDSNIALLLTTGQTRLDTYQAMAETIRQTTISGSNLCTNLEFHYGLVNWFIGQGINARPTTRFIVPYLTAVGQLKDRANNIDIPYAFQQFKNAYVQSAAHQTTSKALATAIDRKSTLLMRPIEMLLSEPHIYSGWLSLNKANYSVHKGEVTWSKNPLEVLSELYHYLNMDYVDSAPALYQIWDHDDELLSEALAFYADLEQRLETKNWDVICNTLQSNTPPAGFDAPLWDAVVNAHIGFQAGVDLLSILPYIADQTDFFSLVINSDLSIEIPDALLDEQLQEQMAKVLVPPPVAKSDEIVAESGGMFYPREAPGMEEFIKQGEHFNAGDPLYIVEVMKMFNKVYAPFSGTIDKVLLEGDGVIIKKGQPLFKITPDEVAVFESDEEIMARKRKVTGLFLAANA